In Equus caballus isolate H_3958 breed thoroughbred chromosome 28, TB-T2T, whole genome shotgun sequence, the following proteins share a genomic window:
- the RPS19BP1 gene encoding active regulator of SIRT1, whose product MSAALLRRGLELLGAPEAPGAAPGQTKPTGPPGKRSRKAKATQAQKLRNSAKGKVPKSALAEFQKRERRGYLGVNLKFMTSARSAVAESVTQQIVRQNRGRKACDRPVAKTKKKKKAEGPVFTEEDFQKFQQEYFGS is encoded by the exons ATGTCGGCGGCCCTGCTGCGGCGGGGCCTGGAGCTTCTGGGGGCACCCGAGG CCCCCGGCGCCGCGCCCGGCCAGACCAAGCCCACTGGGCCTCCGGGCAAGCGGTCCCGGAAGGCGAAGGCGACCCAGGCCCAGAAACTGCGGAACTCAGCCAAGGGAAAGGTGCCCAAGTCCGCGCTGG CCGAGTTCCAGAAGCGAGAGCGTCGAGGCTACCTGGGGGTGAACCTGAAGTTTATGACCAGTGCCAGAAGTGCCGTGGCGGAGTCCGTCACCCAGCAG ATTGTGCGTCAGAACCGGGGCCGAAAAGCCTGTGACCGGCCTGTGGCCAagacgaagaagaagaagaaggccGAGGGCCCCGTGTTCACTGAGGAAGACTTCCAGAAGTTCCAGCAGGAGTACTTCGGCAGCTAG